The sequence below is a genomic window from Sphingobacterium sp. ML3W.
ACTGCAGCCTTATCTATTATGACCGATATGAGTAGGCAATTTCCTCCTGTACTGGATTTGGTTAAAAGTGAGGAGGAAATAGTAATAGGAAACTACAACAATTTGGAGGAATTTAATGAACAGTTAGCACATTATGGTATTGTAGCAGAAATCGGAATAGGGGAGCAGGAAGTGTTGGTGATTGAAGAGGTGGAACGTTAGCTAAATTTAGAATAGGGTATGAAGTTTCATACCCTATTCTAAATTTAGCTAACGCTTATGTATTTATTCTATTGACCCCTTATCTCTCCGTCAATTTTACATGGGTATCATTAATCTGATTTTGTAAACAATTGATGATTTCATCTTTTAATGCTTCTGTAATTACAGGCTTGTTAAGTCCATTGTTAGCAGCTTCTATAGTGCACATTTGTTCGGTTACCAAACCACATGTAGGTGTTGTTGTTACTAAAGTGTACGAATTCGGTTGTGACGGGTTTGTACCCGTGTATGAAAATAAAGGCATAACTTTAAAGTTTTGTAATAATGAAGTCTATTATGGAGGACAATTTTAAAAAGTTTGAATTGTCATTTTTAATAATAAACTGAAAAAGTGATTTATCCTTCGTTGCGAGGTGCAGTTTGTCAATACTGCGGTTCGGCCTACTGAGTTGCCCCGAAGGGTGTATCTATCATAAAGATAAACAGCAGGGCTTTAATTATTCCACCCTTTATCAATGGGAAACACTGCAAATTTTCGTTTGTATCTCTTGATATTTATGAAATTTTTTTTCATTGTTTATTCTGCTTAAAAAACTCCCTAGCTCTTTTCGAGCTAGGGAATCATGACATTATTCAACTAAACGGAATCGCAACCCTAACGAACCCATTATACTGTTTCGAAGAGTTTACATCTTAAGAATTTCAGCCTTCTTGTATAGATGTAAAGCAATCTTCTTTTATTGTTGATTTGAACTAAGACTAAGGTAAAGAGGAAAACAGAGGCAGCGTTACCGCATTTCTTACAATTTTATTGTTACATCTGTTGCAAAAAAAATGTAAGAAATGCGACTCTTTTATTGTTACAAGTGTGCGTTTTTTATTGATTTACAACATATGTATACTGTAAATCGATAATAAATATTTCGCTGTTGGAGATTTTGGTGAAATCTGTGTTTTGTGGCATTGTCATTGTTCGCAGACGAAATTCTGCGTGAAATAGAGGAGTTTCTGAGTTCGCTATAATGTATACCTGTAAATAAGGATGAAATATTGCGTTTGAAAAATGGTGTTGTAACTAATGCGAGGAGTGGGATTTCCCCAATTTCATTACTAGCGTAAGAAGTCGTTGTATATAACGTTTTCGTGAATTACACAATCGATTGTCTATTTGCAGTTTTAATATAATGTTAAAGTTACGTGTATTTTGTCGTCACACTATAAACTATATTATAATGAACCAACCAAATTTGAAAATGATTAATCGGCTTTATTTATGTCGAAAGTCAATTTTATTAAGTCCTATTCTTTTAATTGGGTTACAAAGCTACGCTCACACCCATATTTCCAAAAGTGATATGTCAGAATACCATACTGTGCAATCAACCATAAAAGGAACGGTTAAAGATGCAGATGGTAACCCAATTTCTGGCGTAACAGTTAAAGAAAAGGGTGGCACGACTTCAACATCCACAGATAAAACGGGACAATTTGAATTGAGCGTTACATCTTCAAGTTCAACTCTTGTTTTTTCGTCTGTTGGTTTTAAAAGTAAGGAAGTTGCAGTTTCGGTTGCTGGTCATGTGGTCTTGACATCAAGTTCTGAAAACTTAGACGAAGTTGTTGTAGTGGGGTATGGCGCACAAAAGAAATCAGATTTAACAGGAAGCATGGCTACGGTATCTTCCAAATCTTTAGAAAATATCAATTCTCCTAATATCGTGGACAAGTTGCAAGGTAAAGTTGCCGGATTAAATATTAATTCCGGAAATGCGCGTCCTGGAACTACCGCTTCTTTTACGATTCGTGGTGAAAACTCCATATCGGCATCTAACGATCCATTGATTATTTTGGATGGTATTCCCTTTAGTGGATCTTTAGGTGATATCGCTTCCAATACCATTGAAAATATATCCGTGCTAAAAGATGCATCTTCAACAGCTATTTATGGCTCTCGTGCTGCAAATGGTGTCATCTTGATCACTTCTAAAAAAGGGTTATCTGGCAAGCCACAGATGAGTTATAATGGATATTTTGGGATACAAAATGTGGAAAGAAGACTGAACCTGATGAATGGCCCCGAGTATATTAATTATATGCGTGATTATCAAATTTCAAAAGGTAAAACAGGCAGTCAATTGGATCCAGAAAATTATCTGTTTGCCAATGTTTTACAACAATATAAAAAAGGGGAGGAGGTGGATTGGCAAGATGTTATCTTTAACAGAAATGCGCCAGTTAATGAACACCAATTAAGTTTTTCGGGAGGAAGTGACCGATCTGATTATTATGCTTCAGTTGCTTATCTCAATCAAGATGGGCTGGTGAAAAACACACCTTATGAGCGCTTTAATATCAATCTTAATCTCAATCAGCATCTGACATCATGGTTGAAACTTGGTCTCGCAGTACAAGCGTCGCAAGGTAAGCGGAATGGTGTGCAGCCTTCTATTGATAATGCGGTGAAAATGAGTCCTTATGGTATCAACCGTGATGAAAATGGTCAAGTTGTTACCTATCCGATGTATGCGCAGACCTTATACCCTCATCCTTTTGCCGATGATAACGGGATTAATGATGATATCAAGAGAACGGTGTACGCCAATACTTTCTTGGATGTTAAATTACCTATTCAAGGTTTGAGTTTCAAAACGACTTTTGGTACAAATTATCAAAATAAAGAACAATCCTATTATTATGGATCGAACACCCTTACAGGAATGGGGATAAGAGGGAAAGGCGAAATCTATAACAACAACAGGTACGATTGGACTTGGGAAAATCTCCTTACTTATGACCGTACTTTCGGTGACCATAAGTTAAACGTGGTTGGATTGTACAGTGCATCGGAGTCGCAAGAAAAATGGTCTCGCTTATATGGTGAAGACTTTGTCTCGGATGTCGGTTATAACAATTTGGGCTCGGCCGCAAAAAATCAAAAGATATCTTCCGGGTTGACCAATACGGCTTTACTTTCTTATATGGGAAGAATCAATTATGGGTATAAAGAACGCTATCTATTGACATTGACAGGCCGATCGGATGGTTATTCATCTTTCTCTAAAAATGATAAATATGCATTTTTCCCGTCTATAGCCGGAGCATGGGTGATATCCAAAGAGGATTTTTTCAGCTCTGAATATCTCAATATGTTAAAGTTGAGAGCTTCTTATGGTAAAAATGGAAATCAAGCTGTAAGCCCATATCAGACTTACAACCGCTTGTCCAAAATAGAATATCTGTATGGCGACGATGCGACGGTATCCAATGGATTGGTGATGAACTATAATGGTCGCGGAAGTAGTAGCCTAAAATGGGAGACAACCAAATCCTTGAATATTGGTTTGGATTTTGGTTTATGGAACGATCGCATCAGTGGTAATGTTGATTATTATAATGCAAAAACTTCTGATCTGTTGATGAGCCGTCAGGTTCCTGTTATGAATGGTTATAGTACGATCTTGAGTAATATTGGTCAGACTGCTAATGTCGGTATTGAAGTTGGGTTAAATACGAAAAATATCGTAAAAGAAGACTTCAGCTGGTCGTCGAGTATAAATTTTTCATGGAATAAAAATAAGATCGTTGACCTAAGGGGTGATGGCAAGGATGATCTGACCAATGCTTGGTTGATTGGACAACCCATTCGTATCTTCTACGATTATAAGGTAACCGGTATCTGGCAGAAAGAGGATGATATCGCGCAATCGCACCAACCGAATGCAAAACCTGGAGATGCAAAATTGGCCGATATGAATGGTGACGGAAAAATTACTGCAGCAGATCGTACCATGATGGGCAATAAAGTGCCTGTTTATAACCTGAGTTTTGGTAATGAATTTAGCTATAAGAAATTTTCACTATCGATCTTTATGAATGGCGCTTTTGACGTTTCTAAAGAAGACAATTTTAGAAATATTGAACGTTTCTTACCTAATAATGGAGCCAACTATTTGTCAGATATGGAGTATTGGACACCTGAGCGTCCGAGTACGAGCATCCCTTCACCTGGATATACACCCGTCAATAACCATAGCTATTATTTGAATGCTTCCTATTGGCGCATTCGTGATCTATCATTGGGTTACACCTTCAATGGAGCGCAGCTCGAGCGATTGAATATCGGGTCTATAAGAGCATTTATCAATGCCCGAAATCTATATACTTTTACGAATGTTAAAGGATTTAATCCAGAAGCATTGGCAGTGAGCGGTGTAACGGGCAATCCAACGACAACAAATATGGTATCGCCTTATCCCGCTGCAAGAACATTTTCATTAGGAGTCAATGTACAATTTTAACCATTTAAGTCATGAAAGCAATTAAGAACATTACATATTTATTATTAAGCACCACACTATTTGTTGGCTGCAGTAAAGATTTTTTGGATGAAGATACCAGCGGTTTTCAAGCTCCTAACAATACGTATACCACTACTAATGGTTTTGAAACCGGATTAACAGGACTTTATGCCTTTGCTAGATTGGAGTTTCATACTTGGAACAACGACTTTTTTTCGCAAGGAGCTACCCCGCAGGAAGCACTGCAAGTAGGGACAGATATTGTTGCTATAAAGCAGACAGGTACAGATGCGACACTGGCACCCTTTTCCAATTATACCTTAAATCCGACGTCTTCCTACGTTCGTAATTATTGGAAATTTGCCTATGGATTGATCGGTAATTCAAATCTGATATTATCCGCTTTGGACAATCCAAACATTCAATGGAAGGATGCCGATCAAGATCCTAAAAGAGTCCGTGCTACGGCAGAATTTTTCAGAGCTTATGCTTATCGCTACCTGGTTAGTTTATATGGAGATGTGCCTTGGGTGGATAAAGTCTCGGAATTACCAAGGACAGATTTTACAAGAGCTCCTAAACAGGAGGTTATTCAAAATATGATTGCAGATTTTAAATATGCAGCCGAAAATCTGCCTGAAAATCCAGGAAGTGTCGAAGATGGTAAATTGACAAAATGGGCAGCCTATCATTATCTTGCAGAGGCCTATTTATGGGCCAATAAACCCGATTCGGCGATTATTGCAGCTCAAGCTGTTATCAATGCTCCGTATTTTAGCTTGAACAATCAACGGTTTGGTGTAGAA
It includes:
- a CDS encoding SusC/RagA family TonB-linked outer membrane protein, which encodes MSEYHTVQSTIKGTVKDADGNPISGVTVKEKGGTTSTSTDKTGQFELSVTSSSSTLVFSSVGFKSKEVAVSVAGHVVLTSSSENLDEVVVVGYGAQKKSDLTGSMATVSSKSLENINSPNIVDKLQGKVAGLNINSGNARPGTTASFTIRGENSISASNDPLIILDGIPFSGSLGDIASNTIENISVLKDASSTAIYGSRAANGVILITSKKGLSGKPQMSYNGYFGIQNVERRLNLMNGPEYINYMRDYQISKGKTGSQLDPENYLFANVLQQYKKGEEVDWQDVIFNRNAPVNEHQLSFSGGSDRSDYYASVAYLNQDGLVKNTPYERFNINLNLNQHLTSWLKLGLAVQASQGKRNGVQPSIDNAVKMSPYGINRDENGQVVTYPMYAQTLYPHPFADDNGINDDIKRTVYANTFLDVKLPIQGLSFKTTFGTNYQNKEQSYYYGSNTLTGMGIRGKGEIYNNNRYDWTWENLLTYDRTFGDHKLNVVGLYSASESQEKWSRLYGEDFVSDVGYNNLGSAAKNQKISSGLTNTALLSYMGRINYGYKERYLLTLTGRSDGYSSFSKNDKYAFFPSIAGAWVISKEDFFSSEYLNMLKLRASYGKNGNQAVSPYQTYNRLSKIEYLYGDDATVSNGLVMNYNGRGSSSLKWETTKSLNIGLDFGLWNDRISGNVDYYNAKTSDLLMSRQVPVMNGYSTILSNIGQTANVGIEVGLNTKNIVKEDFSWSSSINFSWNKNKIVDLRGDGKDDLTNAWLIGQPIRIFYDYKVTGIWQKEDDIAQSHQPNAKPGDAKLADMNGDGKITAADRTMMGNKVPVYNLSFGNEFSYKKFSLSIFMNGAFDVSKEDNFRNIERFLPNNGANYLSDMEYWTPERPSTSIPSPGYTPVNNHSYYLNASYWRIRDLSLGYTFNGAQLERLNIGSIRAFINARNLYTFTNVKGFNPEALAVSGVTGNPTTTNMVSPYPAARTFSLGVNVQF